One segment of Nostoc flagelliforme CCNUN1 DNA contains the following:
- a CDS encoding SGNH/GDSL hydrolase family protein translates to MSTSAKTFPIWAFFSLLTNGILMLAVILLIWQQQRLSAFFGIITSPEPISRNFSPQIATPDLGRRHQLTYQQWVDILTQEAKVAADQRPPHLTVLVGDSLSLWFPPELLPEGKNWLNQGISGETSNGLLKRLNIFDRTQPEVIFVMIGINDLIRGVSDKVILDNQRQIINYLRKRHSTAQIVVQSILPHGAEEATWKGREKLLTVANSRIRELNQQLQSICTKKGVKYLDLYPLFTNKQGNLRREFTTDGLHLSPEGYLVWRSALQIYSEIELKPQQEKEGKRLKGKG, encoded by the coding sequence GTGTCTACATCTGCAAAAACCTTTCCTATTTGGGCATTTTTCTCGCTCTTAACCAACGGCATCCTAATGTTGGCGGTCATCCTGCTAATTTGGCAACAGCAGAGATTGTCCGCTTTTTTTGGGATAATAACATCCCCAGAGCCAATCAGCCGTAACTTCTCACCCCAAATTGCTACACCTGATTTAGGCCGTCGTCACCAACTCACTTACCAGCAGTGGGTAGACATTCTCACGCAAGAAGCCAAGGTAGCCGCAGACCAACGTCCTCCGCATTTAACCGTCCTGGTGGGAGATTCTCTGAGTTTGTGGTTTCCGCCTGAGTTATTACCCGAAGGTAAAAACTGGCTCAATCAAGGAATTTCTGGCGAAACCAGCAATGGACTTTTGAAAAGATTGAATATATTTGACCGCACCCAGCCAGAGGTGATTTTTGTGATGATTGGCATTAATGACCTAATTCGGGGGGTGAGCGACAAGGTAATTTTAGATAATCAGCGGCAAATTATCAATTACCTACGAAAGAGGCATTCTACAGCGCAAATTGTTGTCCAATCGATTTTGCCACATGGGGCAGAGGAAGCAACCTGGAAAGGACGAGAGAAATTGTTGACTGTTGCCAATAGTCGCATTCGTGAGTTAAATCAGCAATTACAAAGCATTTGTACCAAAAAAGGTGTAAAGTATCTCGATTTATATCCACTGTTTACCAACAAGCAAGGAAATCTCCGCCGCGAATTTACTACTGATGGCTTGCACTTAAGTCCTGAAGGCTATCTAGTTTGGCGTTCTGCATTGCAGATATATAGTGAAATCGAATTAAAACCCCAGCAAGAAAAAGAGGGTAAAAGGTTAAAGGGTAAAGGGTAA
- a CDS encoding 4-hydroxy-3-methylbut-2-enyl diphosphate reductase, protein MDTKAFKRSLQHSENYNRKGFGHQAEVATQLQSEYQSNLIQEIRDRNYTLQRGDVTIRLAQAFGFCWGVERAVAMAYETRQHFPTEHIWITNEIIHNPSVNQRMQEMEVEFIPIEGKNKDFSVIGTGDVVILPAFGASVQEMQILHDKGCKIVDTTCPWVSKVWNTVEKHKKNDYTSIIHGKYKHEETVATSSFAGKYLIVLNLQEAEYVASYIINGGNREEFLTKFAKACSAGFDPDQDLARVGIANQTTMLKGETEQIGKLFERTMLQKYGPTELNQHFQSFNTICDATQERQDAMLELVEHNLDLMVVIGGFNSSNTTQLQQIAFEREIPSYHIDTVERIKSGDCIEHRQLNGQLITTENWLPDGEIVVGITSGASTPDKVVEDVIEKIFAMKATAAVV, encoded by the coding sequence ATGGATACAAAAGCTTTTAAGCGCAGCCTGCAACATTCAGAAAATTACAATCGCAAGGGGTTTGGTCATCAAGCAGAAGTTGCCACCCAGTTGCAATCTGAGTATCAGAGTAACTTGATTCAAGAAATTCGCGATCGCAATTACACCCTACAACGAGGTGATGTGACAATCCGACTAGCACAAGCCTTTGGTTTTTGCTGGGGTGTAGAACGCGCTGTGGCCATGGCCTACGAAACCCGCCAGCACTTCCCTACAGAACACATCTGGATTACTAACGAGATTATCCACAACCCTTCTGTAAATCAGCGTATGCAGGAGATGGAGGTAGAATTCATCCCCATTGAAGGAAAGAATAAAGACTTTTCTGTTATTGGAACTGGTGATGTAGTCATATTACCCGCTTTTGGGGCTAGCGTTCAAGAAATGCAGATACTTCACGATAAAGGCTGCAAAATTGTTGATACAACTTGTCCTTGGGTATCTAAAGTTTGGAATACAGTAGAAAAGCACAAAAAAAACGATTATACATCAATAATTCACGGTAAATATAAGCATGAGGAAACAGTTGCTACTAGTTCTTTTGCTGGCAAGTATTTAATTGTGTTGAATTTGCAAGAAGCAGAATATGTTGCTAGCTATATTATCAATGGTGGGAACCGTGAAGAATTTCTGACAAAATTTGCTAAAGCTTGTTCAGCAGGATTTGACCCCGATCAAGATTTAGCAAGAGTTGGTATTGCTAACCAAACTACTATGCTGAAAGGCGAAACTGAGCAAATCGGCAAGCTTTTTGAGCGGACTATGTTACAGAAGTATGGCCCCACTGAGTTAAATCAGCATTTCCAAAGCTTCAATACTATTTGTGACGCCACCCAAGAACGGCAAGATGCAATGTTGGAGTTAGTGGAACATAATTTAGATTTAATGGTAGTAATTGGTGGGTTTAATTCATCGAATACTACTCAATTGCAACAAATTGCTTTTGAGCGGGAAATTCCTTCTTATCATATTGATACTGTTGAACGGATTAAATCAGGAGATTGTATAGAACATCGGCAATTAAATGGGCAGTTAATAACTACAGAAAACTGGTTGCCAGATGGAGAAATTGTTGTGGGAATTACTTCTGGTGCTTCCACGCCAGATAAGGTAGTAGAAGACGTGATTGAGAAAATTTTTGCAATGAAAGCAACAGCAGCAGTAGTTTAA